One part of the Lycium ferocissimum isolate CSIRO_LF1 chromosome 8, AGI_CSIRO_Lferr_CH_V1, whole genome shotgun sequence genome encodes these proteins:
- the LOC132066256 gene encoding uncharacterized protein LOC132066256, whose translation MVTGKRLAGEIMFEFPDCMVCHADSFYIGNPIPSLNIDDKLRNGETYFIFPLDYFSSCNVLSASTLATLGANPRRAPVNFRNPIFQYVKAENGRVLIKVSSEFIIKLLTRRNEDQQDIVTTNTSPSDGKFLCNTPELKKHYEQLVGPKGRIWSPRLETISEYKIRYSPCRFIGLEWKQKEE comes from the coding sequence ATGGTCACCGGAAAAAGGCTAGCTGGAGAGATAATGTTCGAGTTCCCAGATTGCATGGTTTGCCATGCAGACTCGTTCTACATCGGAAACCCTATTCCGTCCTTAAACATCGACGATAAGCTCAGAAATGGCGAAACATACTTTATTTTCCCTCTGGATTACTTCTCATCATGCAACGTGCTCTCGGCCTCTACTCTGGCTACCCTGGGCGCAAACCCTAGACGGGCTCCAGTCAACTTTCGGAACCCTATTTTTCAATACGTTAAGGCGGAAAATGGTAGGGTTTTGATAAAAGTGTCATCAGAGTTCATAATTAAGCTACTTACAAGAAGAAATGAAGATCAACAGGATATTGTTACAACTAATACAAGTCCTAGTGATGGTAAGTTTTTATGTAATACACCTGAATTGAAGAAACATTATGAACAATTGGTTGGTCCAAAAGGGCGAATTTGGTCACCTAGGCTTGAGACTATTTCTGAATACAAAATTAGGTATTCTCCTTGTAGGTTTATAGGGTTGGAATGGAAGcagaaagaagaatga
- the LOC132068057 gene encoding flavin mononucleotide hydrolase 1, chloroplatic isoform X2 produces MLWILLFVTLFTMMSLPFSDFLFRMPMKELLECKHPTAWIEFEKGLISEDELSRKFFMDGRSFDIQGLKNCMRRGYSYLEGVEGLLHSLKENGYEIHAFTNYPIWFQMIEDELKLSNYLSWTFCSCVFGKRKPDPDFYLEVVKHLNVEASNCIFVDDRMKNVEAAIELGLKGLQFKNADLLRKDLSLLGVDLSTSESQDLTECSS; encoded by the exons ATGTTATGGATACTATTGTTCGTGACCCTTTTTACCATGATGTCCCTGCCTTTTTCAG ATTTTTTATTCAGAATGCCAATGAAGGAATTGCTGGAATGCAAGCATCCAACTGCCTGGATTGAGTTTGAAAAGGGTCTTATCTCTGAG GACGAGTTGAGTAGGAAATTCTTCATGGATGGAAGATCTTTTGATATACAAG GCCTCAAAAACTGTATGAGAAGAGGATATTCCTACCTTGAAGGTGTTGAAGGATTACTGCATTCTTTGAAAGAAAATGGCTATGAAATCCATGCTTTCACAAATTATCCCATCTG GTTCCAAATGATTGAGGACGAGCTAAAACTCTCGAATTACCTATCTTGGACATTTTGTTCCTGCGTATTTG GAAAACGGAAACCTGATCCTGATTTTTATTTAGAAGTTGTAAAGCATCTCAATGTAGAAGCTTCCAACTGTATTTTTGTTGATGACAG GATGAAAAACGTTGAAGCTGCAATTGAACTAGGACTTAAAggtcttcaattcaagaatgCAGATTTGTTGCGGAAGGACTTGTCTCTCCTTGGTGTCGATTTATCAACAAGCGAAAGTCAAGATCTGACTGAATGTTCATCATAA
- the LOC132068057 gene encoding flavin mononucleotide hydrolase 1, chloroplatic isoform X1: protein MALLISCRPSVSNISFPFIVKRTSSNKSTKMVFFSNNISCSATSSSTMVAKRKFPILLFDVMDTIVRDPFYHDVPAFFRMPMKELLECKHPTAWIEFEKGLISEDELSRKFFMDGRSFDIQGLKNCMRRGYSYLEGVEGLLHSLKENGYEIHAFTNYPIWFQMIEDELKLSNYLSWTFCSCVFGKRKPDPDFYLEVVKHLNVEASNCIFVDDRMKNVEAAIELGLKGLQFKNADLLRKDLSLLGVDLSTSESQDLTECSS from the exons ATGGCTTTATTGATATCATGCAGACCATCTGTTTCTAATATCAGTTTCCcttttatagttaaaagaacaTCTTCTAATAAATCTACAAAAATGGTTTTTTTCAGTAACAATATTAGTTGCAGTGCCACGTCATCATCAACAATGGTAGCTAAAAGAAAGTTTCCAATATTGCTTTTTGATGTTATGGATACTATTGTTCGTGACCCTTTTTACCATGATGTCCCTGCCTTTTTCAG AATGCCAATGAAGGAATTGCTGGAATGCAAGCATCCAACTGCCTGGATTGAGTTTGAAAAGGGTCTTATCTCTGAG GACGAGTTGAGTAGGAAATTCTTCATGGATGGAAGATCTTTTGATATACAAG GCCTCAAAAACTGTATGAGAAGAGGATATTCCTACCTTGAAGGTGTTGAAGGATTACTGCATTCTTTGAAAGAAAATGGCTATGAAATCCATGCTTTCACAAATTATCCCATCTG GTTCCAAATGATTGAGGACGAGCTAAAACTCTCGAATTACCTATCTTGGACATTTTGTTCCTGCGTATTTG GAAAACGGAAACCTGATCCTGATTTTTATTTAGAAGTTGTAAAGCATCTCAATGTAGAAGCTTCCAACTGTATTTTTGTTGATGACAG GATGAAAAACGTTGAAGCTGCAATTGAACTAGGACTTAAAggtcttcaattcaagaatgCAGATTTGTTGCGGAAGGACTTGTCTCTCCTTGGTGTCGATTTATCAACAAGCGAAAGTCAAGATCTGACTGAATGTTCATCATAA
- the LOC132068056 gene encoding uncharacterized protein LOC132068056 isoform X1 codes for MSLTEFAMVEELAFLIKDNLPCKHLILSMEETLVNFLLDDTSSDGILELEPTNPYNRLLLHRLADIFGFSHQSVGEGEERHLVLERCSDTSIPSILISDLLWQYDEELQSPRTVDVIYRRKEDSEGKDFYCFSGSKVEETPTPIFNLSLEEREEAYMAARKRIFSVDQGETRQCVKDRPQKDPTVARRMIAHALGQRTRPVNLEIHHANTDQSEEQAKEERPTNLGKQTYREVKTPPAKYPGSGGKPKSNKSNGSKSPHIKKSTPKNTDGTSSSMIVKKEGKVNKDSIREEHIGAAKRIFANALGFAREGNTSK; via the exons ATGAGTCTTACAGAATTTGCTATG GTAGAAGAACTGGCCTTTCTTATCAAAGATAATCTTCCTTGCAAGCATCTTATCCTATCTATGGAGGAGACCCTAGTCAATTTCCTTCTAGATGATACCAG TTCTGATGGAATCTTGGAGCTTGAACCAACGAATCCATATAACCGCCTTCTCTTACATCGTCTTGCTGATATATTCGG GTTTTCTCATCAATCAGTTGGTGAAGGGGAAGAACGGCACTTGGTTTTGGAGCGCTGCTCAGATACATCAAT ACCTTCCATTCTCATTAGTGATCTCCTGTGGCAGTATGACGAGGAGCTCCAATCTCCAAGGACTGTAGATGTAATatatagaagaaaagaagattCAGAAG GTAAGGATTTTTATTGCTTTTCAGGGTCAAAGGTAGAAGAGACACCAACACCAATCTTTAACCTTTCCCTTGAGGAGAGGGAAGAAGCATATATGGCAGCCCGAAAACGGATTTTTTCAGTTGATCAAGGTGAGACAAGACAATGTGTGAAGGATAGGCCTCAAAAAGATCCTACGGTTGCCCGTCGTATGATTGCACATGCACTTGGCCAAAGAACCAGACCTGTTAACCTAGAGATCCACCATGCAAATACTGACCAATCTGAAGAACAAGCCAAGGAAGAAAGGCCGACAAATTTGGGCAAGCAGACGTATAGGGAGGTTAAAACTCCCCCTGCAAAATATCCAGGTTCAGGTGGCAAGCCCAAAAGCAACAAATCAAATGGCAGTAAATCACCACATATTAAGAAGAGCACACCTAAAAACACTGATGGGACGAGTTCCTCAATGATAGTGAAAAAGGAGGGGAAGGTTAACAAAGATAGTATTCGCGAAGAACATATCGGTGCTGCTAAGAGAATATTTGCCAATGCTCTAGGGTTTGCAAGAGAAGGGAATACATCAAAATGA
- the LOC132068055 gene encoding proteasome subunit beta type-3-A isoform X1, with protein MSIFEYNGSALVAMVGKNCFAIASDRRLGVQLQTIATDFQRIYRIHDKVFIGLAGLATDTQTLYQRLVFRHKLYQLREERDMKPETFASLVSAILYEKRFGPYLCQPVIAGLGDDDKPFICTMDSIGAKELAKDFVVAGTASESLYGACEAMFKPNMEAEELFETISQALISSVDRDCLSGWGGHVYVVTPTEVTEKILKGRMD; from the exons ATCTTTGAGTATAATGGAAGTGCCCTAGTAGCAATGGTGGGGAAGAACTGCTTCGCCATTGCTAGTGACCGGAGACTTGGAGTGCAGCTGCAAACCATCGCCACTGATTTTCAAAGAATCTACAGAATCCACGATAAGGTGTTTATTGGCCTTGCCGGGCTGGCTACAGATACCCAAACACT GTATCAACGGCTAGTGTTCCGTCACAAGTTATATCAGCTTAGAGAAGAGAGGGACATGAAGCCTGAGACTTTTGCCAGCCTTGTATCTGCTATTCTATATGAGAAAAG GTTTGGTCCATACCTTTGCCAACCTGTAATTGCTGGATTAGGAGATGACGACAAACCCTTTATATGCACGATGGACTCTATCGGAGCAAA GGAACTTGCCAAAGATTTTGTCGTTGCTGGTACTGCCTCAGAATCTCTATATGGTGCATGCGAGGCCATGTTCAAGCCTAACATG GAAGCAGAAGAATTGTTCGAGACCATCTCTCAGGCCCTCATATCATCAGTAGACCGTGATTGTTTAAGTGGTTGGGGAGGACATGTTTATGTTGT AACACCAACTGAAGTGACAGAGAAGATCTTGAAGGGAAGAATGGACTAG
- the LOC132068056 gene encoding uncharacterized protein LOC132068056 isoform X2 has translation MSLTEFAMVEELAFLIKDNLPCKHLILSMEETLVNFLLDDTSSDGILELEPTNPYNRLLLHRLADIFGFSHQSVGEGEERHLVLERCSDTSIPSILISDLLWQYDEELQSPRTVDVIYRRKEDSEGSKVEETPTPIFNLSLEEREEAYMAARKRIFSVDQGETRQCVKDRPQKDPTVARRMIAHALGQRTRPVNLEIHHANTDQSEEQAKEERPTNLGKQTYREVKTPPAKYPGSGGKPKSNKSNGSKSPHIKKSTPKNTDGTSSSMIVKKEGKVNKDSIREEHIGAAKRIFANALGFAREGNTSK, from the exons ATGAGTCTTACAGAATTTGCTATG GTAGAAGAACTGGCCTTTCTTATCAAAGATAATCTTCCTTGCAAGCATCTTATCCTATCTATGGAGGAGACCCTAGTCAATTTCCTTCTAGATGATACCAG TTCTGATGGAATCTTGGAGCTTGAACCAACGAATCCATATAACCGCCTTCTCTTACATCGTCTTGCTGATATATTCGG GTTTTCTCATCAATCAGTTGGTGAAGGGGAAGAACGGCACTTGGTTTTGGAGCGCTGCTCAGATACATCAAT ACCTTCCATTCTCATTAGTGATCTCCTGTGGCAGTATGACGAGGAGCTCCAATCTCCAAGGACTGTAGATGTAATatatagaagaaaagaagattCAGAAG GGTCAAAGGTAGAAGAGACACCAACACCAATCTTTAACCTTTCCCTTGAGGAGAGGGAAGAAGCATATATGGCAGCCCGAAAACGGATTTTTTCAGTTGATCAAGGTGAGACAAGACAATGTGTGAAGGATAGGCCTCAAAAAGATCCTACGGTTGCCCGTCGTATGATTGCACATGCACTTGGCCAAAGAACCAGACCTGTTAACCTAGAGATCCACCATGCAAATACTGACCAATCTGAAGAACAAGCCAAGGAAGAAAGGCCGACAAATTTGGGCAAGCAGACGTATAGGGAGGTTAAAACTCCCCCTGCAAAATATCCAGGTTCAGGTGGCAAGCCCAAAAGCAACAAATCAAATGGCAGTAAATCACCACATATTAAGAAGAGCACACCTAAAAACACTGATGGGACGAGTTCCTCAATGATAGTGAAAAAGGAGGGGAAGGTTAACAAAGATAGTATTCGCGAAGAACATATCGGTGCTGCTAAGAGAATATTTGCCAATGCTCTAGGGTTTGCAAGAGAAGGGAATACATCAAAATGA
- the LOC132068055 gene encoding proteasome subunit beta type-3-A isoform X2 translates to MVGKNCFAIASDRRLGVQLQTIATDFQRIYRIHDKVFIGLAGLATDTQTLYQRLVFRHKLYQLREERDMKPETFASLVSAILYEKRFGPYLCQPVIAGLGDDDKPFICTMDSIGAKELAKDFVVAGTASESLYGACEAMFKPNMEAEELFETISQALISSVDRDCLSGWGGHVYVVTPTEVTEKILKGRMD, encoded by the exons ATGGTGGGGAAGAACTGCTTCGCCATTGCTAGTGACCGGAGACTTGGAGTGCAGCTGCAAACCATCGCCACTGATTTTCAAAGAATCTACAGAATCCACGATAAGGTGTTTATTGGCCTTGCCGGGCTGGCTACAGATACCCAAACACT GTATCAACGGCTAGTGTTCCGTCACAAGTTATATCAGCTTAGAGAAGAGAGGGACATGAAGCCTGAGACTTTTGCCAGCCTTGTATCTGCTATTCTATATGAGAAAAG GTTTGGTCCATACCTTTGCCAACCTGTAATTGCTGGATTAGGAGATGACGACAAACCCTTTATATGCACGATGGACTCTATCGGAGCAAA GGAACTTGCCAAAGATTTTGTCGTTGCTGGTACTGCCTCAGAATCTCTATATGGTGCATGCGAGGCCATGTTCAAGCCTAACATG GAAGCAGAAGAATTGTTCGAGACCATCTCTCAGGCCCTCATATCATCAGTAGACCGTGATTGTTTAAGTGGTTGGGGAGGACATGTTTATGTTGT AACACCAACTGAAGTGACAGAGAAGATCTTGAAGGGAAGAATGGACTAG